One genomic region from Macaca mulatta isolate MMU2019108-1 chromosome 20, T2T-MMU8v2.0, whole genome shotgun sequence encodes:
- the BAIAP3 gene encoding BAI1-associated protein 3 isoform X9, whose translation MSTLLDIKSSVLRQVQVCPSFRRRTEQEPGSASADPQEPATGAWKPGDGVEFFAHMRLMLKKGEGRQGLPCPEVPLRSGSPAPPEPVDPSRGLRALAPEEVDMLYEEALYTVLYRAGTMGPDQVDDEEALLSYLQQVFGTSTEEHTEAIERVRKAKAPTYALKVSVMRAKNLLAKDPNGFSDPYCMLGILPASDTTREPRAQKEQRFGFRKGSKRGGPLPAKCIQVTEVKSSTLNPVWKEHFLFEIEDVSTDQLHLDIWDHDDDVSLVEACRKLNEVIGLKGMGRYFKQIVKSARANGTAGPTEDHTDDFLGCLNIPVRRDTAMSQRGRSGFLSHLLLLSHLLRFEHPAEEPNSSSWRGELSTPAVTILCLHGAQSNLSPLQLAVLHWQVSSRHHQTCTLDYSYLLGLLDDMQAHWEEAPSLPQEQEEGLADSFSAFSEFGLQLLRQLRDYFPATNSTAVYRLELLLKCLGKLQFFQPSFEICPFETELNMDVAAALKRGNREWYDRILNARSPREQPGPQRLPGLVVLADAIYDDLQSCYSVYASLFHSILNVDVFTLTFRQLERLVAEEAWVLTEELSPKMTLEVASGLFELYLTLADLQHFWDSIPGRDSRSLALAGIHTPFLPAVKLWLQVLRDQAKWRLQGAVDVDTLEPVDPSSRHSSSAATAGLCLSHIQELWVRLAWPDPAQAQGLGTQLGQDMCEATLFYTELLRKKVDTQPGAAGEAVSEALCVVLNNVELVRKAAGQALKGLAWPEGAPGLEGVLPRPLLSCTQALDDDLQREAHTVTAHLTSKMVGDIRKYVQHISLSPDSIQNDEAVAPLMKYLDEKLALLNSSLVKGNLSRVLEALWELLLQAILQALGANRDVSADFYSRFHFTLEALVTFFHADGQGLPLESLRDGSYKRLKEELRLHKCSTRECIEQFYLDKLKQRTLEQNRFGRLSVRCHYEAAEQRLAVEVLHAADLLPLDANGLSDPFVIVELGPPHLFPLVRSQRTQVKTRTLHPVYDELFYFSVPAEACRRRGACVLFTVMDHDWLSTNDFAGEAALGLGGVSGVARPQVGGGARAGQPVTLHLCRPRAQVRSALRMLEGRTSKEAQEFVKKLKELEKCMEADP comes from the exons ATGTCGACCTTGCTGGACATTAAGAGCAGCGTGCTCAGGCAGGTGCAGGTGTGCCCGTCCTTCCGCCGCAGGACTGAGCAGGAACCAGGGAGTGCCAGCGCCGACCCACAGGAGCCTGCCACGGGGGCCTG GAAACCTGGGGACGGCGTGGAGTTCTTTGCCCACATGCGCCTCATGCTGAAGAAGGGGGAAGGCAGACAGGGCCTGCCGTGCCCCGAG GTCCCCCTGCGCAGTGGCTCACCGGCACCCCCAGAGCCTGTGGATCCCAGCCGTGGCCTGAGAGCCCTGGCCCCGGAGGAG GTGGACATGCTCTATGAGGAGGCCCTGTACACAGTGCTTTACCGAGCGGGGACCATGGGCCCTGACCAGGTGGACGACGAGGAGGCCCTGCTCAGCTACCTCCAGCAG GTGTTTGGCACCAGCACTGAGGAGCACACCGAGGCCATCGAGCGAGTGAGGAAGGCCAAG GCCCCCACGTATGCCTTGAAAGTCTCTGTCATGCGTGCCAAGAACCTTCTGGCCAAGGACCCCAATG GCTTCAGTGACCCATACTGCATGCTGGGCATCCTGCCTGCCTCGGACACCACGCGGGAGCCCCGTGCGCAGAAAGAGCAGCGCTTTGGCTTCCGCAAGGGCAGCAAGCGCGGTGGTCCCCTGCCCGCCAAGTGCATCCAGGTCACCGAGGTGAAGAGCAGCACGCTGAACCCCGTCTGGAAGGAGCACTTCCTCTT TGAGATTGAGGACGTGAGCACGGACCAGCTGCATCTGGACATCTG gGATCATGACGATGACGTGTCCCTGGTAGAAGCATGTAGGAAGCTGAATGAAGTCATCGGCCTGAAGGGCATGGGCAG GTACTTCAAACAGATCGTCAAGTCAGCCCGTGCAAATGGGACAGCAGGACCCACCGAGGACCACACTGATGACTTCCTGGGGTGCCTCAACATACCTGTCCGG AGAGACACCGCCATGAGCCAGCGCGGGCGATCCGGCTTCCTGTCCCACCTGCTGCTGCTCAGCCATCTGCTGCGGTTCGAGCACCCAGCAGAGGAG cccaacTCCAGCAGCTGGCGAGGAGAGCTCAGCACACCAGCCGTCACCATCCTCTGCCTGCACGGAGCCCAGAGCAACCTGTCACCCTTGCAGCTGGCCGTGCT GCACTGGCAGGTCAGCAGCCGCCACCATCAAACCTGCACGCTGGACTACAGCTATCTGCTGGGGCTGCTGGACGACATGCAGGCACACTGGGAGGAGGCGCCCTCACTGCCCCAGGAGCAG GAGGAGGGCCTCGCTGATAGCTTTTCCGCCTTCTCTGAGTTCGGGCTGCAGCTGCTGCGCCAGCTCCGCGACTACTTCCCCGCCACCAACAGCACCGCTGTCTACCGCCTGGAGCTGCTGCTGAA GTGTCTGGGCAAGCTGCAGTTCTTCCAGCCCTCCTTTGAGATCTGCCCCTTCGAGACGGAGCTGAATATGGACGTTGCTGCGGCCCTGAAG AGAGGCAACCGTGAGTGGTATGACAGGATCCTGAATGCCAGGAGTCCCCGAGAGCAG CCAGGACCACAGCGCCTGCCTGGGCTGGTTGTGCTGGCCGACGCCATCTATGATGACCTTCAGTCCTGCTACAGTGTCTATGCCAGCCTCTTCCACAG CATCCTCAATGTGGACGTCTTCACCCTGACCTTCCGGCAGCTGGAGCGTCTG GTGGCTGAGGAGGCGTGGGTGCTGACAGAGGAGCTGAGCCCCAAGATGACGCTGGAGGTGGCCTCGGGGCTCTTTGAGCTCTACCTGACCCTGGCTGACCTCCAGCACTTCTGGGATAGCATCCCTGGCCG GGACAGCCGTTCTCTGGCCTTGGCTGGCATCCACACCCCATTCCTGCCTGCTGTGAAGCTCTGGCTCCAAGTGCTGCGGGACCAGGCCAAGTGGAGGCTTCAGGGAGCAGTGGACGTGGATACA CTGGAACCTGTGGACCCTTCCTCCAGGCACAGCAGCTCCGCAGCCACTGCTGGTCTCTGCCTCAGTCACATCCAGGAGCTGTGGGTGCGCCTGGCGTGGCCTGACCCTGCCCAGGCTCAGGGGCTGGGCACCCAGCTTGGCCAG GACATGTGTGAGGCCACTCTCTTCTACACGGAGCTGCTTCGGAAGAAGGTGGACACTCAGCCAGGGGCGGCCGGTGAAGCAGTGAGCGAGGCG CTCTGCGTGGTCCTCAACAATGTGGAGCTCGTGCGCAAGGCTGCTGGGCAGGCCCTGAAGGGGCTGGCATGGCCCGAGGGGGCCCCGGGACTCGAGGGGGTGCTCCCCCGCCCCCTGCTCAGCTGCACACAGGCCCTGGACGATGACCTGCAGCGGGAGGCTCACACGGTGACAGCGCACCTGACCTCCAAG ATGGTGGGCGACATCCGGAAGTATGTACAGCACATTAGCCTCTCACCCGACTCCATCCAGAACGATGAG GCCGTGGCCCCGCTCATGAAGTACCTGGATGAGAAGCTGGCCCTGCTGAACTCCTCGCTGGTGAAGGGGAATCTAAGCAG GGTGCTGGAGGCCCTGTGGGAGCTGCTCCTCCAGGCCATTCTGCAGGCGCTGGGTGCAAACCGTGATGTCTCTGCTGATTTCTACAGTCGCTTCCACTTCACGCTGGAG GCCCTGGTCACTTTTTTCCACGCAGACGGTCAGGGTTTGCCCCTGGAGAGCCTGAGGGATGGAAGCTATAAG aggctgaaggaggagctGCGGCTGCACAAATGTTCCACCCGTGAATGCATTGAGCAGTTCTACCTGGACAAGCTCAAACAG AGGACCCTGGAGCAGAACCGGTTTGGACGCCTGAGCGTCCGTTGCCATTACGAGGCGGCTGAGCAGCGGCTGGCTGTGGAGGTGCTGCACGCCGCCGACCTGCTCCCCCTGGACGCCAACG GCCTAAGCGACCCCTTTGTGATCGTGGAGCTGGGCCCACCGCATCTCTTCCCACTGGTCCGCAGCCAGAGGACCCAGGTGAAGACCCGGACGTTGCACCCTGTATACGACGAGCTCTTCTACTT CTCCGTGCCTGCCGAGGCGTGCCGCCGCCGCGGGGCCTGTGTGCTGTTCACCGTCATGGACCACGACTGGCTGTCCACCAACGACTTCGCTGGGGAGGCGGCCCTCGGCCTAGGGGGCGTCAGTGGTGTCGCCCGGCCCCAGGTGGGCGGGGGTGCAAGGGCTGGGCAGCCTGTCACCCTGCACCTGTGCCGGCCCAGAGCCCAGG TGAGGTCTGCGCTGAGGATGCTGGAAGGCCGCACCAGCAAGGAGGCGCAGGAGTTCGTGAAGAAACTCAAGGAGCTGGAGAAGTGCATGGAGGCGGACCCCTGA
- the BAIAP3 gene encoding BAI1-associated protein 3 isoform X8 yields the protein MSTLLDIKSSVLRQVQVCPSFRRRTEQEPGSASADPQEPATGAWKPGDGVEFFAHMRLMLKKGEGRQGLPCPEVPLRSGSPAPPEPVDPSRGLRALAPEEVDMLYEEALYTVLYRAGTMGPDQVDDEEALLSYLQQVFGTSTEEHTEAIERVRKAKAPTYALKVSVMRAKNLLAKDPNGFSDPYCMLGILPASDTTREPRAQKEQRFGFRKGSKRGGPLPAKCIQVTEVKSSTLNPVWKEHFLFEIEDVSTDQLHLDIWDHDDDVSLVEACRKLNEVIGLKGMGRYFKQIVKSARANGTAGPTEDHTDDFLGCLNIPVREVPVAGVDRWFKLEPRSSASRVEGDCHLVLKLITTQRDTAMSQRGRSGFLSHLLLLSHLLRFEHPAEEPNSSSWRGELSTPAVTILCLHGAQSNLSPLQLAVLHWQVSSRHHQTCTLDYSYLLGLLDDMQAHWEEAPSLPQEQEEGLADSFSAFSEFGLQLLRQLRDYFPATNSTAVYRLELLLKCLGKLQFFQPSFEICPFETELNMDVAAALKRGNREWYDRILNARSPREQPGPQRLPGLVVLADAIYDDLQSCYSVYASLFHSILNVDVFTLTFRQLERLVAEEAWVLTEELSPKMTLEVASGLFELYLTLADLQHFWDSIPGRDSRSLALAGIHTPFLPAVKLWLQVLRDQAKWRLQGAVDVDTLEPVDPSSRHSSSAATAGLCLSHIQELWVRLAWPDPAQAQGLGTQLGQDMCEATLFYTELLRKKVDTQPGAAGEAVSEALCVVLNNVELVRKAAGQALKGLAWPEGAPGLEGVLPRPLLSCTQALDDDLQREAHTVTAHLTSKMVGDIRKYVQHISLSPDSIQNDEAVAPLMKYLDEKLALLNSSLVKGNLSRVLEALWELLLQAILQALGANRDVSADFYSRFHFTLEALVTFFHADGQGLPLESLRDGSYKRLKEELRLHKCSTRECIEQFYLDKLKQRTLEQNRFGRLSVRCHYEAAEQRLAVEVLHAADLLPLDANGLSDPFVIVELGPPHLFPLVRSQRTQVKTRTLHPVYDELFYFSVPAEACRRRGACVLFTVMDHDWLSTNDFAGEAALGLGGVSGVARPQVGGGARAGQPVTLHLCRPRAQVRSALRMLEGRTSKEAQEFVKKLKELEKCMEADP from the exons ATGTCGACCTTGCTGGACATTAAGAGCAGCGTGCTCAGGCAGGTGCAGGTGTGCCCGTCCTTCCGCCGCAGGACTGAGCAGGAACCAGGGAGTGCCAGCGCCGACCCACAGGAGCCTGCCACGGGGGCCTG GAAACCTGGGGACGGCGTGGAGTTCTTTGCCCACATGCGCCTCATGCTGAAGAAGGGGGAAGGCAGACAGGGCCTGCCGTGCCCCGAG GTCCCCCTGCGCAGTGGCTCACCGGCACCCCCAGAGCCTGTGGATCCCAGCCGTGGCCTGAGAGCCCTGGCCCCGGAGGAG GTGGACATGCTCTATGAGGAGGCCCTGTACACAGTGCTTTACCGAGCGGGGACCATGGGCCCTGACCAGGTGGACGACGAGGAGGCCCTGCTCAGCTACCTCCAGCAG GTGTTTGGCACCAGCACTGAGGAGCACACCGAGGCCATCGAGCGAGTGAGGAAGGCCAAG GCCCCCACGTATGCCTTGAAAGTCTCTGTCATGCGTGCCAAGAACCTTCTGGCCAAGGACCCCAATG GCTTCAGTGACCCATACTGCATGCTGGGCATCCTGCCTGCCTCGGACACCACGCGGGAGCCCCGTGCGCAGAAAGAGCAGCGCTTTGGCTTCCGCAAGGGCAGCAAGCGCGGTGGTCCCCTGCCCGCCAAGTGCATCCAGGTCACCGAGGTGAAGAGCAGCACGCTGAACCCCGTCTGGAAGGAGCACTTCCTCTT TGAGATTGAGGACGTGAGCACGGACCAGCTGCATCTGGACATCTG gGATCATGACGATGACGTGTCCCTGGTAGAAGCATGTAGGAAGCTGAATGAAGTCATCGGCCTGAAGGGCATGGGCAG GTACTTCAAACAGATCGTCAAGTCAGCCCGTGCAAATGGGACAGCAGGACCCACCGAGGACCACACTGATGACTTCCTGGGGTGCCTCAACATACCTGTCCGG GAGGTGCCTGTGGCTGGCGTCGACCGCTGGTTCAAGCTGGAGCCACGCTCCAGTGCCTCGCGTGTGGAAGGAGACTGCCACCTGGTTCTTAAGCTGATCACTACGCAG AGAGACACCGCCATGAGCCAGCGCGGGCGATCCGGCTTCCTGTCCCACCTGCTGCTGCTCAGCCATCTGCTGCGGTTCGAGCACCCAGCAGAGGAG cccaacTCCAGCAGCTGGCGAGGAGAGCTCAGCACACCAGCCGTCACCATCCTCTGCCTGCACGGAGCCCAGAGCAACCTGTCACCCTTGCAGCTGGCCGTGCT GCACTGGCAGGTCAGCAGCCGCCACCATCAAACCTGCACGCTGGACTACAGCTATCTGCTGGGGCTGCTGGACGACATGCAGGCACACTGGGAGGAGGCGCCCTCACTGCCCCAGGAGCAG GAGGAGGGCCTCGCTGATAGCTTTTCCGCCTTCTCTGAGTTCGGGCTGCAGCTGCTGCGCCAGCTCCGCGACTACTTCCCCGCCACCAACAGCACCGCTGTCTACCGCCTGGAGCTGCTGCTGAA GTGTCTGGGCAAGCTGCAGTTCTTCCAGCCCTCCTTTGAGATCTGCCCCTTCGAGACGGAGCTGAATATGGACGTTGCTGCGGCCCTGAAG AGAGGCAACCGTGAGTGGTATGACAGGATCCTGAATGCCAGGAGTCCCCGAGAGCAG CCAGGACCACAGCGCCTGCCTGGGCTGGTTGTGCTGGCCGACGCCATCTATGATGACCTTCAGTCCTGCTACAGTGTCTATGCCAGCCTCTTCCACAG CATCCTCAATGTGGACGTCTTCACCCTGACCTTCCGGCAGCTGGAGCGTCTG GTGGCTGAGGAGGCGTGGGTGCTGACAGAGGAGCTGAGCCCCAAGATGACGCTGGAGGTGGCCTCGGGGCTCTTTGAGCTCTACCTGACCCTGGCTGACCTCCAGCACTTCTGGGATAGCATCCCTGGCCG GGACAGCCGTTCTCTGGCCTTGGCTGGCATCCACACCCCATTCCTGCCTGCTGTGAAGCTCTGGCTCCAAGTGCTGCGGGACCAGGCCAAGTGGAGGCTTCAGGGAGCAGTGGACGTGGATACA CTGGAACCTGTGGACCCTTCCTCCAGGCACAGCAGCTCCGCAGCCACTGCTGGTCTCTGCCTCAGTCACATCCAGGAGCTGTGGGTGCGCCTGGCGTGGCCTGACCCTGCCCAGGCTCAGGGGCTGGGCACCCAGCTTGGCCAG GACATGTGTGAGGCCACTCTCTTCTACACGGAGCTGCTTCGGAAGAAGGTGGACACTCAGCCAGGGGCGGCCGGTGAAGCAGTGAGCGAGGCG CTCTGCGTGGTCCTCAACAATGTGGAGCTCGTGCGCAAGGCTGCTGGGCAGGCCCTGAAGGGGCTGGCATGGCCCGAGGGGGCCCCGGGACTCGAGGGGGTGCTCCCCCGCCCCCTGCTCAGCTGCACACAGGCCCTGGACGATGACCTGCAGCGGGAGGCTCACACGGTGACAGCGCACCTGACCTCCAAG ATGGTGGGCGACATCCGGAAGTATGTACAGCACATTAGCCTCTCACCCGACTCCATCCAGAACGATGAG GCCGTGGCCCCGCTCATGAAGTACCTGGATGAGAAGCTGGCCCTGCTGAACTCCTCGCTGGTGAAGGGGAATCTAAGCAG GGTGCTGGAGGCCCTGTGGGAGCTGCTCCTCCAGGCCATTCTGCAGGCGCTGGGTGCAAACCGTGATGTCTCTGCTGATTTCTACAGTCGCTTCCACTTCACGCTGGAG GCCCTGGTCACTTTTTTCCACGCAGACGGTCAGGGTTTGCCCCTGGAGAGCCTGAGGGATGGAAGCTATAAG aggctgaaggaggagctGCGGCTGCACAAATGTTCCACCCGTGAATGCATTGAGCAGTTCTACCTGGACAAGCTCAAACAG AGGACCCTGGAGCAGAACCGGTTTGGACGCCTGAGCGTCCGTTGCCATTACGAGGCGGCTGAGCAGCGGCTGGCTGTGGAGGTGCTGCACGCCGCCGACCTGCTCCCCCTGGACGCCAACG GCCTAAGCGACCCCTTTGTGATCGTGGAGCTGGGCCCACCGCATCTCTTCCCACTGGTCCGCAGCCAGAGGACCCAGGTGAAGACCCGGACGTTGCACCCTGTATACGACGAGCTCTTCTACTT CTCCGTGCCTGCCGAGGCGTGCCGCCGCCGCGGGGCCTGTGTGCTGTTCACCGTCATGGACCACGACTGGCTGTCCACCAACGACTTCGCTGGGGAGGCGGCCCTCGGCCTAGGGGGCGTCAGTGGTGTCGCCCGGCCCCAGGTGGGCGGGGGTGCAAGGGCTGGGCAGCCTGTCACCCTGCACCTGTGCCGGCCCAGAGCCCAGG TGAGGTCTGCGCTGAGGATGCTGGAAGGCCGCACCAGCAAGGAGGCGCAGGAGTTCGTGAAGAAACTCAAGGAGCTGGAGAAGTGCATGGAGGCGGACCCCTGA
- the BAIAP3 gene encoding BAI1-associated protein 3 isoform X6 translates to MASATSYLKPPCRACRDLAGHPAGVWTGAQCHPGCGSPTMSTLLDIKSSVLRQVQVCPSFRRRTEQEPGSASADPQEPATGAWKPGDGVEFFAHMRLMLKKGEGRQGLPCPEVPLRSGSPAPPEPVDPSRGLRALAPEEVDMLYEEALYTVLYRAGTMGPDQVDDEEALLSYLQQVFGTSTEEHTEAIERVRKAKAPTYALKVSVMRAKNLLAKDPNGFSDPYCMLGILPASDTTREPRAQKEQRFGFRKGSKRGGPLPAKCIQVTEVKSSTLNPVWKEHFLFEIEDVSTDQLHLDIWDHDDDVSLVEACRKLNEVIGLKGMGRYFKQIVKSARANGTAGPTEDHTDDFLGCLNIPVREVPVAGVDRWFKLEPRSSASRVEGDCHLVLKLITTQRDTAMSQRGRSGFLSHLLLLSHLLRFEHPAEEPNSSSWRGELSTPAVTILCLHGAQSNLSPLQLAVLHWQVSSRHHQTCTLDYSYLLGLLDDMQAHWEEAPSLPQEQEEGLADSFSAFSEFGLQLLRQLRDYFPATNSTAVYRLELLLKCLGKLQFFQPSFEICPFETELNMDVAAALKRGNREWYDRILNARSPREQPGPQRLPGLVVLADAIYDDLQSCYSVYASLFHSILNVDVFTLTFRQLERLVAEEAWVLTEELSPKMTLEVASGLFELYLTLADLQHFWDSIPGRDSRSLALAGIHTPFLPAVKLWLQVLRDQAKWRLQGAVDVDTLEPVDPSSRHSSSAATAGLCLSHIQELWVRLAWPDPAQAQGLGTQLGQDMCEATLFYTELLRKKVDTQPGAAGEAVSEALCVVLNNVELVRKAAGQALKGLAWPEGAPGLEGVLPRPLLSCTQALDDDLQREAHTVTAHLTSKMVGDIRKYVQHISLSPDSIQNDEAVAPLMKYLDEKLALLNSSLVKGNLSRVLEALWELLLQAILQALGANRDVSADFYSRFHFTLEALVTFFHADGQGLPLESLRDGSYKRLKEELRLHKCSTRECIEQFYLDKLKQRTLEQNRFGRLSVRCHYEAAEQRLAVEVLHAADLLPLDANGLSDPFVIVELGPPHLFPLVRSQRTQVKTRTLHPVYDELFYFSVPAEACRRRGACVLFTVMDHDWLSTNDFAGEAALGLGGVSGVARPQVGGGARAGQPVTLHLCRPRAQVRSALRMLEGRTSKEAQEFVKKLKELEKCMEADP, encoded by the exons ATGGCATCCGCTACCTCCTACCTGAAGCCGCCCTGTAGGGCGTGCAGGGACTTAGCTGGTCACCCAGCAGGTGTGTGGACAGGAGCCCAGTGCCATCCAGGCTGTGG GTCACCCACCATGTCGACCTTGCTGGACATTAAGAGCAGCGTGCTCAGGCAGGTGCAGGTGTGCCCGTCCTTCCGCCGCAGGACTGAGCAGGAACCAGGGAGTGCCAGCGCCGACCCACAGGAGCCTGCCACGGGGGCCTG GAAACCTGGGGACGGCGTGGAGTTCTTTGCCCACATGCGCCTCATGCTGAAGAAGGGGGAAGGCAGACAGGGCCTGCCGTGCCCCGAG GTCCCCCTGCGCAGTGGCTCACCGGCACCCCCAGAGCCTGTGGATCCCAGCCGTGGCCTGAGAGCCCTGGCCCCGGAGGAG GTGGACATGCTCTATGAGGAGGCCCTGTACACAGTGCTTTACCGAGCGGGGACCATGGGCCCTGACCAGGTGGACGACGAGGAGGCCCTGCTCAGCTACCTCCAGCAG GTGTTTGGCACCAGCACTGAGGAGCACACCGAGGCCATCGAGCGAGTGAGGAAGGCCAAG GCCCCCACGTATGCCTTGAAAGTCTCTGTCATGCGTGCCAAGAACCTTCTGGCCAAGGACCCCAATG GCTTCAGTGACCCATACTGCATGCTGGGCATCCTGCCTGCCTCGGACACCACGCGGGAGCCCCGTGCGCAGAAAGAGCAGCGCTTTGGCTTCCGCAAGGGCAGCAAGCGCGGTGGTCCCCTGCCCGCCAAGTGCATCCAGGTCACCGAGGTGAAGAGCAGCACGCTGAACCCCGTCTGGAAGGAGCACTTCCTCTT TGAGATTGAGGACGTGAGCACGGACCAGCTGCATCTGGACATCTG gGATCATGACGATGACGTGTCCCTGGTAGAAGCATGTAGGAAGCTGAATGAAGTCATCGGCCTGAAGGGCATGGGCAG GTACTTCAAACAGATCGTCAAGTCAGCCCGTGCAAATGGGACAGCAGGACCCACCGAGGACCACACTGATGACTTCCTGGGGTGCCTCAACATACCTGTCCGG GAGGTGCCTGTGGCTGGCGTCGACCGCTGGTTCAAGCTGGAGCCACGCTCCAGTGCCTCGCGTGTGGAAGGAGACTGCCACCTGGTTCTTAAGCTGATCACTACGCAG AGAGACACCGCCATGAGCCAGCGCGGGCGATCCGGCTTCCTGTCCCACCTGCTGCTGCTCAGCCATCTGCTGCGGTTCGAGCACCCAGCAGAGGAG cccaacTCCAGCAGCTGGCGAGGAGAGCTCAGCACACCAGCCGTCACCATCCTCTGCCTGCACGGAGCCCAGAGCAACCTGTCACCCTTGCAGCTGGCCGTGCT GCACTGGCAGGTCAGCAGCCGCCACCATCAAACCTGCACGCTGGACTACAGCTATCTGCTGGGGCTGCTGGACGACATGCAGGCACACTGGGAGGAGGCGCCCTCACTGCCCCAGGAGCAG GAGGAGGGCCTCGCTGATAGCTTTTCCGCCTTCTCTGAGTTCGGGCTGCAGCTGCTGCGCCAGCTCCGCGACTACTTCCCCGCCACCAACAGCACCGCTGTCTACCGCCTGGAGCTGCTGCTGAA GTGTCTGGGCAAGCTGCAGTTCTTCCAGCCCTCCTTTGAGATCTGCCCCTTCGAGACGGAGCTGAATATGGACGTTGCTGCGGCCCTGAAG AGAGGCAACCGTGAGTGGTATGACAGGATCCTGAATGCCAGGAGTCCCCGAGAGCAG CCAGGACCACAGCGCCTGCCTGGGCTGGTTGTGCTGGCCGACGCCATCTATGATGACCTTCAGTCCTGCTACAGTGTCTATGCCAGCCTCTTCCACAG CATCCTCAATGTGGACGTCTTCACCCTGACCTTCCGGCAGCTGGAGCGTCTG GTGGCTGAGGAGGCGTGGGTGCTGACAGAGGAGCTGAGCCCCAAGATGACGCTGGAGGTGGCCTCGGGGCTCTTTGAGCTCTACCTGACCCTGGCTGACCTCCAGCACTTCTGGGATAGCATCCCTGGCCG GGACAGCCGTTCTCTGGCCTTGGCTGGCATCCACACCCCATTCCTGCCTGCTGTGAAGCTCTGGCTCCAAGTGCTGCGGGACCAGGCCAAGTGGAGGCTTCAGGGAGCAGTGGACGTGGATACA CTGGAACCTGTGGACCCTTCCTCCAGGCACAGCAGCTCCGCAGCCACTGCTGGTCTCTGCCTCAGTCACATCCAGGAGCTGTGGGTGCGCCTGGCGTGGCCTGACCCTGCCCAGGCTCAGGGGCTGGGCACCCAGCTTGGCCAG GACATGTGTGAGGCCACTCTCTTCTACACGGAGCTGCTTCGGAAGAAGGTGGACACTCAGCCAGGGGCGGCCGGTGAAGCAGTGAGCGAGGCG CTCTGCGTGGTCCTCAACAATGTGGAGCTCGTGCGCAAGGCTGCTGGGCAGGCCCTGAAGGGGCTGGCATGGCCCGAGGGGGCCCCGGGACTCGAGGGGGTGCTCCCCCGCCCCCTGCTCAGCTGCACACAGGCCCTGGACGATGACCTGCAGCGGGAGGCTCACACGGTGACAGCGCACCTGACCTCCAAG ATGGTGGGCGACATCCGGAAGTATGTACAGCACATTAGCCTCTCACCCGACTCCATCCAGAACGATGAG GCCGTGGCCCCGCTCATGAAGTACCTGGATGAGAAGCTGGCCCTGCTGAACTCCTCGCTGGTGAAGGGGAATCTAAGCAG GGTGCTGGAGGCCCTGTGGGAGCTGCTCCTCCAGGCCATTCTGCAGGCGCTGGGTGCAAACCGTGATGTCTCTGCTGATTTCTACAGTCGCTTCCACTTCACGCTGGAG GCCCTGGTCACTTTTTTCCACGCAGACGGTCAGGGTTTGCCCCTGGAGAGCCTGAGGGATGGAAGCTATAAG aggctgaaggaggagctGCGGCTGCACAAATGTTCCACCCGTGAATGCATTGAGCAGTTCTACCTGGACAAGCTCAAACAG AGGACCCTGGAGCAGAACCGGTTTGGACGCCTGAGCGTCCGTTGCCATTACGAGGCGGCTGAGCAGCGGCTGGCTGTGGAGGTGCTGCACGCCGCCGACCTGCTCCCCCTGGACGCCAACG GCCTAAGCGACCCCTTTGTGATCGTGGAGCTGGGCCCACCGCATCTCTTCCCACTGGTCCGCAGCCAGAGGACCCAGGTGAAGACCCGGACGTTGCACCCTGTATACGACGAGCTCTTCTACTT CTCCGTGCCTGCCGAGGCGTGCCGCCGCCGCGGGGCCTGTGTGCTGTTCACCGTCATGGACCACGACTGGCTGTCCACCAACGACTTCGCTGGGGAGGCGGCCCTCGGCCTAGGGGGCGTCAGTGGTGTCGCCCGGCCCCAGGTGGGCGGGGGTGCAAGGGCTGGGCAGCCTGTCACCCTGCACCTGTGCCGGCCCAGAGCCCAGG TGAGGTCTGCGCTGAGGATGCTGGAAGGCCGCACCAGCAAGGAGGCGCAGGAGTTCGTGAAGAAACTCAAGGAGCTGGAGAAGTGCATGGAGGCGGACCCCTGA